In Candidatus Eremiobacteraceae bacterium, the sequence CACTGGGTTCGCCCAGATGGCCGAGCCATCGGCGACGGGGGAGTACTTCTCCGACTCGTGCGGCGACATGTACACGATCTACCTCAAAGTCGGCGAAGGCGATCGCATCGAGGACATCTCCTATTTCACGACCGGCTGCGGCTTTGGCATCGCGACCTGCGCGATCCTGACCGAGCTGGCGAAGGGCAAGACAGTCGATGAGGCCGCCTCCATCGCGCCGGCCGATATCGAAGCCTACCTGGGCGGCTATCCCGAGCGCAAGAAAGACTATCCCGAGCGCGTGCTTGAGGCCTTGCGGATCACGATCGACAACTACCGCAAGGGCTCGAAAGCGGGCACGGCGGCCGACGCGTTTGCGAAGCTGAATTAGGGGCCCGGCAAGCAGCTCCCAGCGTCATCTCAGGCGGACCGAAAGACCTGCGACTTTGGTCGCAGCGAGTTCTCCTCGCCGTTTAACCTCGCTTTCACCTTATTCTCGTAACATCTACAGCGTAGTCCGGTAGACTGATCACAAAGCGTTATGAACAATACAGCATCACTACTCGCCTCGCG encodes:
- a CDS encoding iron-sulfur cluster assembly scaffold protein, whose product is MMDFPKFQELVTNRTGFAQMAEPSATGEYFSDSCGDMYTIYLKVGEGDRIEDISYFTTGCGFGIATCAILTELAKGKTVDEAASIAPADIEAYLGGYPERKKDYPERVLEALRITIDNYRKGSKAGTAADAFAKLN